In the genome of Hyphomicrobium sp. ghe19, the window TTACGCGCACGACCTCGGCTATATCGCCATCGTCGAGAAGGGCGAACTCGTCGGCTGGAACGTGACCGTCGGCGGCGGCATGGGCATGACGCACGGCGATCTCAACACCTTCCCGCGCGCTGCTGATCTGCTCGGCTTCTGCAAGCCGGAGCAGGCGATCGACGTTGCCGAAAAGGTCGTCACCGTTCAGCGCGACTGGGGTAATCGCGAGAACCGCGCGCGGGCGCGGCTGAAATATACGATCGAAGATCGCGGGCTCGATAATTTCCGTGAAGAAGTCGAAAAGCGTCTCGGGTTCAAGTTCGAGAAACCGAAACCGTTCAAGTTAACCGGAACGGGCGACAAGATCGGCTGGCGGCAAACGGTCGATGCGAAGAAGGGTTCGGAGAAGGCGTGGCATCTGACGCTCTTCGTCGAGAACGGCCGCATCAAGGATCGCCCCGGCTATGCGTTGCGGACGGCGCTGCGCGAGATCGCCGAACTCGGCATCTGCGATTTCGTCTGCACGGCCAACCAGAACGTCATACTCTCCAACGCGACGGCGAAAGCGAAAACCAAGATCGAAGCGATCTTCAAATCTCACGGCGTTTCACTCGACGTATCGTCGGGACTTCGGCGCAATGCGATGTCGTGCGTTGCGCTGCCGACGTGCGGTTTGGCATTGGCGGAAGCGGAGCGTTTTCTTCCGGATCTCGTTACCGCGCTCGAGGAAAGTCTCGACAAGGCCGGTCTCAACGACGACGACATCGTCATTCGCATGACGGGTTGCCCGAATGGCTGCGCGCGGCCGTATCTTGCCGAGATCGGCCTCGTCGGCCGCAATCCGGGGCTTTACAACCTTTACCTCGGCGCAGCGTTCAACGGTTCGCGGCTCTCGAAGCTTTACGCGCAGGATGTCGACAAGCAGCGCATCGTTTCGCTGCTCGAACCGCTCTTCATCGCCTATTCGAAAGAGCGGGAGAAGGGCGAGCACTTCGGCGACTTCGCGATCCGGCATGGCGCCGTGGCGATCACGCCGGCCGGCAACCAATTCCACGCGGATGTGAAGCTGGTTTGAGGGGCACTAAACCGTTTCTTTCGGCATCCCGGCGAAGGCCGGGATCCATCCAAGCCTGAATAGCGAAGAACAGAAGCTTGGTGGGATCCCCGCCTGCGCGGGGATGACGTTGCTTGGGTAGGTATGTCTACGCGTCATCGGCGTGCAGCTCGTCGGCGCGCGGCGGCAATGCGCAGCTACTCCGCGTCTCTGCGTGGATGATACAGAAGTAACGACGACGCGAATTCGCCAACTCCGGCATCCCCCGGCGAAGGCCGGGATCCATCCAAGCCTGAATGGCGAAGAACAGAAGCCTGGACGGATCCCCGCCTGCGCGGGGATGACGTTCTGTGGGGGCTTTTCCCGGCCGACTTTAGTTTCTGTAGAGTTGGTAGCGCAGCAACCAGTCGCGCAGAATGCACGCCGACGTGAAGCTGGTTTGGTTTTCTTCGTCATCCTCGAGCGCGCGAGCGAAGCGATGCGCGTTCGAGGATCTCACAATTGTCTCACACAATGTCATCCTCGGCTTTAGGCCGAGGATCCATCGCGCCGCGGACTGCGGCGTTTGGGGATAAATGGATCCTCGGGACAAGCCCGAGGATGACAGGGAGGCACTGAATTTTTAGAGCTTCAGCGAGAGCTGGTAGGCGGCGAAGCAGAGGATCACCGCCAGGAAGATGCGCAGCAGCTGATCGGGTAGAACCCCGGTCAGGCGCGATCCGAGCGCGATGCCTGGAATCGAGCCGACGAGAAGCAATCCCAACAGCGCGAAACTCGTGTTCCCGATCGACATGTGGCCGAGGCCCGATACGAGCGTCAGCGGCACTGCGTGCACGATGTCGGTGCCGATCAGGCGGCGTGTGCGGAGCATCGGATAGAGCAGCGTCAAGACGACGACGCCGATGGCGCCTGCGCCGACCGACGTCAGCGTTACGATCGAGCCCAGCGTCAGGCCGAGCAGCAGCGTCGGCAAGCGGCGGACTTTGATCTCCGCCGGTTCGCCCGCGTTCGCATGGCCGCGAACGACGAACGGATAGATCAGGATCGCGATCGAACTCAGCACAAGTGCCGCGACGAGCGCCTGCTTGATGAAATGAGCAAGCGCCGCAGTGTCGGGATTGAGAAGGTGCAGAACGATAAGCATCGCGACGGAGCCCGGAACGCTGCCCAATGCGAGCCAGCCGACAAGGCGCCAATTGACGTTTCCGAAATTGTGATGAGGCCAGGTGGCCGACGCCTTGGTGATCGAGGCAAACAGCAAGTCCGTGCCGACAGCCAGGGCGGGCGGCACACCGATGTTCGTAATCAAGAACGGAGTCATCAGCGAGCCCGCGCCGACGCCCGTCATCCCGACGAGGAAGCCGACGACGAAGCCGCCCGTAATCACCATTGGCCACAGGGTTTGCAAATCGAATTCGGGCATGGGATTCCGTCGTGCGGTTGACGGATTGACCTACGCGAGATCACCCCGATCTGCAATTGCGGATTTCTCGTCTTTATGACGGAGCGTTATCCGCGGAGGTTTGTTTGCGCGCGGCGACTCGCGTTCCGGCCGCCGTGCGCGAAGCTATGTAGGTGTCGGGGGCTTAGAGTCCCGGGTCCATCCCGTCGTCGACTGGAGGCGGCGGTTCGATCGCCACGGAGACGCCAGCCGAGCGTAGAAGGATCGCAACCTCGTTGGCGCGGCGCATGAACTCTTCGCGATCGCTCGAACTCATCGACAGGTCGCGATTGAGGCCGTTTGCGAGCATATCGCGCTTCAACACGAAATGACCCTCGGCCGGTTGTTCTGCCTTGGCGTTGACGGATGTCGCGATGCCACCGGCCATCGTTGCGCCGGTGACGGAATCAACGAGCAACAGCGTTCCGGTCTCCGGCGTCTCGGAGAAGACGTCGATTGAGGCCGCGCGGCCGAGCGAAATTTTCGCGATCGCGATATCGTTCGCGCTGCAGCTACGAGCTGGACGCGACGCCATCGTTTCGAGATCGAGGAGTGCCTTGATCTCGATGTTGGAGATCGGGATGAGGTCGGTCGACGTTCGCAAGAGGTAGCCAGCCGTGGGGCTGAATGGATCTTCCGAGAGCCAGACGAAGCGAGCTTCGACCGTTTGCGCCGCTACGGGGCGCATCTCGGGCGCGGACAGCACGGCGCCGCGCGACACGTCGATATCGACGTCGAGCTGAAGGGCGACGGCCTGACCGGCGGAGGCGCTTGGAAGGTCGCCGTTCATCGTCGCGATGCGGATGACCTTACCGCTGGCGTTGCTCAGGGCATCGACCACGACGTCGCCGATTTTCACCGAGCCTGACGTGACCGTGCCGGCAAGGCCGCGGAAATCCTGGCCGTCGCGCAGGACGGTCTGTACGGGAAAGCGGAAGACGGAACCTGCTTCGCTGACACGGCTCGGCGTTTTCTCCAGGTGCTGGATCAGCGTCGGGCCCGAGTACCAGGACATATTATCTGAGGCCGCCGAGACGTTATCGCCAAAGACGGCGGACAGCGGGATCGCGGTTGCGTCCCAGAAATTGAATTTCCAGCACAGCGTGCGGAAGTCGGCCTCGATTTTGCGGAACACGTCTTCCGACCAGCCGACGAGGTCCATCTTGTTTACAGCGAGCACGACGTGCTTCACGCCGACGAGATCGAGGATCGCCGTGTGGCGTTTCGTTTGCTTCTTCACGCCCGAGCGCGCATCGACGAGCACGATCGCGACGTCGGCATGGGACGCGCCCGATGCCATGTTGCGCGTGTATTGCTCGTGACCGGGGGAATCGATGATGACGAAACGGCGCGTTTCGGTATCGAAATACTTCCAGGCGATATCGATCGTTATGCCTTGCTCGCGCTCGGCGACGAGGCCGTCCAGCAGCATCGAGAAATCGGGAAGATCGGTGCCCGCGGCCTTGCGGCCCGAGCGGCGAACGTTCTCGCGCTGATCCTCGTAGAGATCGGACGCATCCCAGAGCAGCCGGCCGATCAAGGTCGATTTGCCGTCGTCGACGGAGCCGCAGGTGAGAAGATGCGTAATGCCGCCAAGCTCGTGCACGAGATTGGGCACGACTTCGAGACGGGGCGCAGCCTTTTGCGCGGCTTCCGTTTTATGCAGTGCGTGCACCGACATCAGAAATAGCCTTCCTGCTTCTTCTTTTCCATTGCGCCGACCTGATCGTGATCGATCAAGCGGCCCTGGCGTTCCGAAGTCTGCGCGTTGATCGTTTCCGCAACGACGGCTTCGATCGTATCAGCGTCAGACTCGACGGCGGCGGTGAGAGGATAATCGCCGAGGGTGCGGAAGCGGATCTTTCGCATCTCGACTTTTTCACCGTCTCGCGGCTGGAGACGATGGTCGTCCTGCATCAGGATTTGTCCGTTGCGGACGATCGTCGGTCTCTCGGCGGCGTAATAGAGCGGCACGACCTCGAGCTTCTCGCGGAGGATGTAGCGCCAGACGTCCTTTTCGGTCCAATTCGACATCGGGAAGACGCGGACGGTCTCTCCGGTTCCGAGACGGCCGTTCAACAGGTGCCACATCTCGGGGCGTTGTCTGCGCGGGTCCCAGCGGTGGCCCGAGGCTCGAAACGAGAAGACGCGCTCTTTGGCACGGCTTGCTTCTTCGTCGCGGCGGGCGCCCCCGAACGCAGCATCGAAGCCGTACTTGTCGAGTGCCTGCTTCAAAGCCTGCGTCTTCAGCACGTCGGTGTGGATCGAGGGCGCGTGATCGATCGGATTGATCCCGCGCTTGATGCCTTCCTCGTTGGTGTGGACGATCAGGTTCAATCCGAGTTCACGGGCCGTGCGATCGCGGAATGCGATCATATCCCGGAACTTCCACGTCGTATCGACGTGAAGCAGCGGGAAAGGCACGGCTTGCGGGAAGAATGCCTTCCGCGCGAGATGCAGGAGAACGGTTGAATCCTTGCCAATCGAATACATCAGCACGGGCTTGCGGAACTGCGCCGCCGCCTCGCGGAAAATGTGGATGCTCTCGGATTCGAGTAGATCAAGATGTGAAGGCGATGCCGTCATGCGGCGCGGTCCTTTGGTTCAAAGCCGGGGTCTTCGGACTGCGTGTGAAGTCCGCACTCCTTACCGTTCTCGTTTTCCCACCACCAGCGACCGGCGCGAATGTCTTCGCCGGGCTTGATGGCGCGCGTGCACGGCTGACAACCGATCGACGGGAAGCCTTGGGCGTGGAGTGCGTTGACGGGAATTTTGTTCCCCGCCACGTAGTCTTCGAGCTGAGCTAGCGTCCAATCGGCGATGGGGTTCAGCTTGATGAGTTTGGCGCCGGCGTCGTAGCTGGCGAAGTGCACGTGCGAGCGGCCTTGCGATTGCTCGCGGCGGAGGCCGGTCAGCCAGGCGGCTGCGCCTTCGAGCGCGCGATTGAGCGGGCGGACCTTGCGTATTTCGCAGCAGGCTTTCCGCGCTTCGACTGAATAGCGGAAGCCGTAGATGCCGTCGTTCGACACGAGCTCTTCGACTTCGGCAGAGTCCGGAAACATTACGCGGATTTTGATGCCGTACTTACCTTCGGTTTCGAACAGTGTGTCGAGCGTCTCGGGGAAGTGCCGGCCGGTATCGAGGGTGAAAATGTCGATGTCCGTCGCCGTCGTCGCCACGGCGTGCGTAATCGCCTGATCCTCGATGCCGAGACTGGTCGAGAATGCGATCGTGCCGTCGATGGCCGCACGGATCGCGGCGAGACGCTCCTCGAGCGTCGCCAAGCTCGCGAGTTTCGCGTCAAGGTCGGCCGCAACCGCATGCTGCGGCGCGGAATGATCATTACTTGCCGGTCCGCCAGGAGCGGACGGGGTTGCTTCGAACAGCGTCATGGAAGGCCTCCAGTGCTGCGATACATAGGGGTAAATCATTCCCCTGAGAAGCCATTTTCGCAAATAAGAATAGGATATTATTCCGGGATCTAAGGCTGGAAGACGTTTTTGTCGCCGTCGAGGTCCGTAGAACCCGGATGCGTTAAGCCCTGCGACAGACCGTGCCGGGGGGCTCTATTCTGGTCGGGATCCGGGGCGAAAGGGGGCGGGTTATCGTCTGGAGGCGCGCGCCGCCAGAGCAGCGCCGGCGTCGTGGAGGGATTACAGCTTCGTGTCGTAACCTCCGAGGGCTGCGCCTGCCGCGTCTCGAGGCGGAAGACCCGCCTCCAAAGCCGGCACGCCCGACCGAACGAGTGTCCGTTCGCTTCTTGGGAGAGCGCCCGGTCCGGGGGCACGGGTAATCGCTTCGCTTTTCAATCACCACGCATAGTCAAAGAGGTCCAGTTCGGCGCGTGCATTTCGTTCAATATGCTGCCGGGCCGCAGGGCTGATAACTTCTCGATAATGGATTTCATTCGGACGCACGCCGCCCTTAGCGTTTGGTAGTGCGAGCGGTTCGTCGATGCCCAATCGAGACAATATCGTTTGAAAGCCGCTCTCCAGCTCCTCGTAGCGGATGAAATGGTCCACCAGCACTTTGCCGCGTGACGCGTACATGAACCAGTTGGTCAGCACGGAAGGACTCGACTTCTCCAAAATATACTCGTTGATCGTTTCCTTGGTGTGGGTGCCGGTCTTTCGATTGTTCCAGAAGTATTGGCTCAGTGCCCGGTCGTATGGATTACGAACGATGGTGAACTTGAAATAGTTGTCCCAGACCGATTTGGGCAGCGCGCGCCGTACTCGGACGGCGGGCATGTGTTCGTAGAAAGTCTTGCGAAACCGAAAGTGTTTGGCGACGGGGGTGAGCGGCGGAATCGGCAGCGAGACGTACGCAGCGCGATGAAGGGGAATCACAAGATTGCGGGCCCGGTAGGACGGGTATTTGGGATCCTTGGATTCTCTCGCCGGCGCGATGATGTCGTCGGGTCCACAAAGCTCAGAAAGGGATATCTCGACACTTGTGCCGGCAGTCTTGCTGGTCTTGACGAATATGAAGCGTCGAGCGTGTGAAACGATCATTGAAGATATCCCGTGTGCTTCCCGGATACTCTGCGTGTGTCGGGATCGGTTAAAGTCTTGACCCGCGAATGGCAAGATCGATAGGCGCTTCGTGCTTGGGCCGGCCTTCGGTACGATGGGCGATCGCGCCGCCATAGCACCGGATGTTCCCTTTCCAGGCGGGAGAGCGTTCTAACGAGCGCCATCTCGTGCGAGCCAAGCGACCAATCCATTTGCCGCCCGCGTCGCGGTTGCGAATGTTGCCTGCAGCAGATAGCCCCCGGTCGGTGCTTCCCAGTCGAGCATCTCGCCGGCAGCGAACAAGCCCGGGCGCGTCTTGATCATCATGTCATCGTCGATGGCGGCCCAGTCGATGCCGCCGGCGGTGGAGATGGCGCGCTCTATGCCGGCAACGCCGACGACCGAGAGCGGAACTGACTTGATGCGGGCCGCCAGAGCGTCGCCTCCATCGGGAAGGCTTGCGCCCGCTTCGCGAATGAGGGCGAGCGCGGCCGGATCGAGATGAGCTGCCTTACGCAGAAAGTTCGTCAGCGTTTCCTTGCCGCGCGGTTTGGTGAGCCGTTCGGCCAAAACGGACCGGTCGACATCGGGCTTCAGGTCGATCGAGAGCGTTACGCTTCTTTCAGTGCGTAGCGCAGAGCGGATGTGCGGTATGAGCGCGTAAATCGCTCCGCCTTCGAGGCCGTCGCTGGTTACGATGGCTTCGCCCCGCGACGTGACACCCGCGCATGTGAGCGCGATGCGCTTCAACGCGGCGCCTTCGAAGCGTGATTTGAAGATCTCGGACCATGCTATGCGCACGCCACAATTGGCGGGAGCAAGCGGCGTTACCTGGATGCCGGCCGCGCTGAACGTCCCGGCCCAGAGCGCGTCCGAGCCGAGCTTCGGCCAGCTTCCACCTCCGAGCGCGAAGAGCGTTGCATCAGGCGTCGCCGTGACGGTTCCTTCCGGCGTTTCAAAAAGGAGACCGCGCTCGGGCGTGAAGCCGATCCAGCGGTGCCTCGTTTTGATCGCGACGCCGAGCTCGCCCAGACGGCGCAGCCATGCGCGCAAAAGAGGAGAGGCTTTCATCGCGCGGGGGAAGACGCGGCCGCTCGAACCAATGAATGCGTCAGCGCCGAGCCCGTTCGCCCATTCGATGAGGCTCGCAGGCGGAAAGCTTTCGACCATGGCGCGAACGTTTTCTGACTCGGTCCCGTACCGCGTCAGGAAATTTTCGAGCGGTTCGCTGTGCGTGAGGTTCAGTCCGCCGCGCCCGGCGAGCAGGAATTTGCGGGCGGGCGTCGGCATGCGCTCGTAAACGGTGACGCGATGTCCGGCATTCGCGATGATCTCGGCGGCATAGAGACCGGCGGGTCCCGCACCGATGACAGCGACGTCACGGGGGGCGGCTGAGGTGCTCACCATGTCCCGGTATTCGGCATGGATGACCACGGTTCAGTCGGGGGCAGGGGTGCGCCCTTCTGCAAAAGCTCGATCGAGACGAGGTCGGGCGAGCGGACGAACGCCATGTGTCCGTCGCGCGGCGGCCTGTTGATCGTGACGCCGGCCGCCCGGAGCCGCTCGCAGGTCGCGTAGATGTCGTCCACCTGAAAGGCGATGTGGCCGAAGTGGCGGCCCGCATCGTAGTCTTCGGGGTCCCAGTTATAGGTGAGCTCGAGCATCGGCGCCTTTTCGCTCACGGCGCGGGCTTCGTCCTCCGGCGCCGCGAGGAAGATCAACGTGAAGCGGCCCTTCTCACTGTCCATGCGACGGATTTCTTTCAACCCTAGAGCATCGCAGTAGAACTTCAGGCTCGGCGCGATCTCCTTGATGCGAACCATCGTGTCCAAGTAGCGCATCGGTCCCCTTTCCTTCGAAATTCTGATGTTGCTGCAAGTCGTCAGTGGCAAAGTTCGCGCGCCGGAATGCAGGCGCTGCAGCTGTGCCACAGTGCGGCTCTAAACGTCTCGCGGCACCGAGTCGCCTTATCCCGCGTTTTTGCGTAACTGTGGATGAGCATTGAAGACTTTCGCTTCTTCATGGGCGACTGCATCTCGGAAGCTCATGGGAATCAAGGCGAGATGAGCGAATCACCTCGGGATGATTCGCGGTGCAAAACTTATGAACGCATGTGGAGGAATTCTGCACCAAACTCCGCACGCAATCGAAACTGGGGATGAATCGCGACAACGTTTTTTTGCACGTTTTCATTGGCTTAATGTGTGACAAACGATGTGGATTGAGGCACCACAACTCGCGGTCAAGGGGGAGTGGCCAAAATATTGCCCCTAGTTCCGGGCAGAGCCAGTGTTATGGTTTACGCCGTTGCGCAGTTGCGTTTCAGCGTTCGCTTCTGAAGAGGGCTCTTCCAGAACGGACGCGAGGACGACAACCGCGGAATGCTCGTTATCGTTTGACGCACAGTACACGCGGGGTAAGCAAGTATGGGGGATATTAAACGTCCCGGGCTTTCAGAATATTTTGAACCGGGTCCGATTGGTCCCGAGGCGCTCGACGACGCGGCGGCCGAAGTTTTCGAGGTCGCCGGAACAATCAAATGGTTCGATGCTTCGAAAGGCTACGGCTTCATTGTTCCTGACAATGGTCTGCCGGACATACTTCTGCACGTCACCTGCCTCCGAGCCGGTGGATTTCAAACCGCTTACGAAGGCGCGCGCCTTCACTGCGAAGTTCTGCGCAGGCCAAAAGGCATGCAGGCATTTCGCATTCTCAGTATGGACGAAAGTTCGGCTATCCATCCGTCGCAGCTTCCGCAACGCACCCACGTCATTGTGCAGCCGGAAAGCGATTGGTGCCGTGCTTACGTGAAATGGTTCAATCGGGTACGCGGTTTCGGGTTCCTGACCCGCGGCGAGGGCACACCCGATATCTTCTGCCACATGGAAACGTTGCGCCGCTTCGGCTTCACTGAGCTACGGCCGGGCCAGATCGTCCAAGTCCGCTGGGGATATGGATCTAAGGGCTGCATGGCTGCGGAACTCAGGCCGGACGGTGTGCCGACGGGGCTGCCGTCCCGTAACTGACGTGGGAACAATGGCGACAGTCATGTCGAGTTCAACGAAGGGGGCCGCGATTTGCGTGGCCCTTTTTATTTTGCTGCCCATGTTTGCGGCGAGCTTCCCAGGCCTCAACCGGTTGATTGATCTCGTTCCGGCCGCATACGCTAAAATGCGTCAGGACAAGTTGACGATCGTTTCCGCTCAAGACGGGGCCGAGCATCCGTTTGCGATCGAGGTCGCGTCGACGGAACAGGAGAAGGCGCTGGGGCTCATGTTCCGCACGTCGCTCGGGGACGGCGAGGGCATGCTCTTTCCCTATCCGGCCGAGCGCGGTTTGCAGATGTGGATGCGCAACACGTACATCCCGCTCGATATGCTTTTCATTCGTGCTGACGGTACGATTGCGCGGATCGAGGAGGGTGCTGAGCCGCTGTCGGATCGCGTGATCTCGTCCGGTGCTACCGTGCTCGCCGTTCTGGAAATTGCGGGAGGTACGGCGTCGCGGCTCGGCATTAAAGCCGGCGACAAAGTGCGTTATCCGATTTTTTCTGGTGCGGCCCGGCCATGAAAGCGGGATGCCGCACTCCTTTCACAAGCCCCGACTTGACCTTAGCGGGCGAAAGCGGCAGATGATGGCCCAAGTCGGGGCGTAGCTCAGCCTGGTAGAGCATCTGCTTTGGGAGCAGAGGGTCGCGTGTTCGAATCATGTCGCCCCGACCACTACTTAGCTCGTTTCGAAGGTACGGTGTTTGCAACGGTGTTTGCAATTTCCGTTTCCGAGGCGTTCTCCCACTTGAGGATTGCCGACGCCGCCAAGCGGGCCTGATTGACCTGTTTCGCATAGTGCTCGACCATCTCTCGGCTCTGTCCGGTGATCGAGGAAACTTCGGCATCTGAGCAACCGGCCTCGAGCAGCATCACCACGGAGGACTTTCTGAGCCCGTGGAACACAAGCCCGCGCTTCTTCACCAGCGGCGGCTTATTTTTCCCCCATGACGTTCGAAAGCCATCTGCCGTCCACGGCCGGCCGAGTGTGTTCGTCAGGATCGTCAGCGACGTTTTTGGAGAACGCGCCAAGGCCTTTTCGATGATCGGCTTCAGATCCCGATGAATCGGTATCCAAAGCTGCTTGTCGGTTTTTTCCTGACGCACGCTGATGACGTTGGCGTGAATCGATGTCTTCAGCATGGAAAGCACGTCGTCCTCGCGCTGGCCGGTGTAGAGCGCCAAAGCAGCGACCTGCCAAAGATCCTCTCGAAGCCTGTCCTCCGCCTCTTTGATCGCCTCCCACGGCCAGGGGGCATACTCAGAGCCGCCCTTGAGGGGTTTTATCTCGCGACATGGATTGTCCAGGCGCCAGCCCCGCGGCACTGACCATGCCAGCATTGCGGAGAGGCAGCGGATGAGATTGTTGGCAGAGGCCGGCGTGTCGGCGTAGAGATCGCGGAGCGTCAGGACGTTTGGCGGCCCGATCCCCCGAACCTGTAGTTCTCCCCACGACGCCTTGATGCGCTCGCTATAGCGCTTCCAATCGATCTTGGTCTTCTCCGAAAGCTGCCGCCATTCCGGAGAGGCGTGCCATGCGCCGACAAGGTCTTCGAACGTATCGGATTTCTTCGCTGCCGGCGGCAGCTGCATGGCCCTGGCATATTCCGCCCAGAACTCGGAGGACTTTGGGTCGTCCGGAAGCCTAATGGCCTTCTCGGCGCGCGGGGTCCCCCGGAACTTCATGAGGTACAGGTAGGGCCTTCCCACCTTGTTTTTGACCTGTACGACGTGCGGCGGCAGCTTGGGCGGCACGACGGGCTCCAGCGTCATATGGATCATCGGTCACAGAATCGGCAGTCTTGCCGCCCCTCAGATAAGAGTCCACCTCAGCCCAGCAAAACAGCAATGCTTCCCCAACTTTGTGCGGCACGGGAAGCAGGCCGCGCTTAACGTATTGGTCAACCGCGCCGGGCTCCAGATCGAGCCGGCGGGCGAGCGTCTCCTTTTTCAAATAATCAGGCCAGGTCACTTCCCTACCTCTTGTGTCTTTGACAGGGCTCGGATGGCCGCCGCTATGTGATCGCCCCCGACCACGACTCCTGCATTGGGTCTACCTTCAACGAAATAGACTGGCCCGCTCTTCATCGTCTCCGCCACTTTCGCGCACATCTCTATGGTGGAGGCCGTAGACGCTTCCATCAGTTTGAAATGGGCGTCGCAAATCTTCAGAATTTCGCCGCTATCAGGCGCGGTCTCGCAAGCGCAGTTCATCACTTCTCTCCCTGAGACAGTGCTCGGATGGACTTGGCGACAGCATCGCAAGCGTCTGCTTGATAAGCATACGGGCCGTGGTCGTCGAGGCGGCCTTCCGCAATTGCTCTGTCAGCAAACTCTTGCCAGAGCGAGCGGTTGGACTCCGCCACTTTCGCGCACATCTCTATGGTCTCTGTACGGATGGTGGAGAGTTGAGAACGGAGCGCGGTGATCTCAGCGTCTTTCGACGGCTGAAGGCGCGCCACGATCTCCGCCTCGACGGCGTCGCGCCATTTGTTTACGGCTTCCCATTCCGGCGTTCCGCAAACGAGGCGCTTGTCGCCATTCGGTTGCCTGACCCCGACAAATTCGCGGCGCTCTAGCTCGCCCTCCGCGAATGATCCGATACCGGCGGCGAACATTTTGATATTATCAGTCATTCTCACTCTCCCTTTAGGTCTGTTGAGGAAGGGATTTGGTTCATGTGAGCAGCGGGACGCTCGGGTTCTACGTCACGGTCACCGATCGACGGCGGATTAGCTTTCGCGAG includes:
- a CDS encoding sulfite exporter TauE/SafE family protein, translating into MPEFDLQTLWPMVITGGFVVGFLVGMTGVGAGSLMTPFLITNIGVPPALAVGTDLLFASITKASATWPHHNFGNVNWRLVGWLALGSVPGSVAMLIVLHLLNPDTAALAHFIKQALVAALVLSSIAILIYPFVVRGHANAGEPAEIKVRRLPTLLLGLTLGSIVTLTSVGAGAIGVVVLTLLYPMLRTRRLIGTDIVHAVPLTLVSGLGHMSIGNTSFALLGLLLVGSIPGIALGSRLTGVLPDQLLRIFLAVILCFAAYQLSLKL
- a CDS encoding GTP-binding protein, translated to MSVHALHKTEAAQKAAPRLEVVPNLVHELGGITHLLTCGSVDDGKSTLIGRLLWDASDLYEDQRENVRRSGRKAAGTDLPDFSMLLDGLVAEREQGITIDIAWKYFDTETRRFVIIDSPGHEQYTRNMASGASHADVAIVLVDARSGVKKQTKRHTAILDLVGVKHVVLAVNKMDLVGWSEDVFRKIEADFRTLCWKFNFWDATAIPLSAVFGDNVSAASDNMSWYSGPTLIQHLEKTPSRVSEAGSVFRFPVQTVLRDGQDFRGLAGTVTSGSVKIGDVVVDALSNASGKVIRIATMNGDLPSASAGQAVALQLDVDIDVSRGAVLSAPEMRPVAAQTVEARFVWLSEDPFSPTAGYLLRTSTDLIPISNIEIKALLDLETMASRPARSCSANDIAIAKISLGRAASIDVFSETPETGTLLLVDSVTGATMAGGIATSVNAKAEQPAEGHFVLKRDMLANGLNRDLSMSSSDREEFMRRANEVAILLRSAGVSVAIEPPPPVDDGMDPGL
- the cysD gene encoding sulfate adenylyltransferase subunit CysD, whose translation is MTASPSHLDLLESESIHIFREAAAQFRKPVLMYSIGKDSTVLLHLARKAFFPQAVPFPLLHVDTTWKFRDMIAFRDRTARELGLNLIVHTNEEGIKRGINPIDHAPSIHTDVLKTQALKQALDKYGFDAAFGGARRDEEASRAKERVFSFRASGHRWDPRRQRPEMWHLLNGRLGTGETVRVFPMSNWTEKDVWRYILREKLEVVPLYYAAERPTIVRNGQILMQDDHRLQPRDGEKVEMRKIRFRTLGDYPLTAAVESDADTIEAVVAETINAQTSERQGRLIDHDQVGAMEKKKQEGYF
- a CDS encoding phosphoadenylyl-sulfate reductase → MTLFEATPSAPGGPASNDHSAPQHAVAADLDAKLASLATLEERLAAIRAAIDGTIAFSTSLGIEDQAITHAVATTATDIDIFTLDTGRHFPETLDTLFETEGKYGIKIRVMFPDSAEVEELVSNDGIYGFRYSVEARKACCEIRKVRPLNRALEGAAAWLTGLRREQSQGRSHVHFASYDAGAKLIKLNPIADWTLAQLEDYVAGNKIPVNALHAQGFPSIGCQPCTRAIKPGEDIRAGRWWWENENGKECGLHTQSEDPGFEPKDRAA
- a CDS encoding sulfotransferase family 2 domain-containing protein, with the protein product MIVSHARRFIFVKTSKTAGTSVEISLSELCGPDDIIAPARESKDPKYPSYRARNLVIPLHRAAYVSLPIPPLTPVAKHFRFRKTFYEHMPAVRVRRALPKSVWDNYFKFTIVRNPYDRALSQYFWNNRKTGTHTKETINEYILEKSSPSVLTNWFMYASRGKVLVDHFIRYEELESGFQTILSRLGIDEPLALPNAKGGVRPNEIHYREVISPAARQHIERNARAELDLFDYAW
- a CDS encoding TIGR03862 family flavoprotein is translated as MVSTSAAPRDVAVIGAGPAGLYAAEIIANAGHRVTVYERMPTPARKFLLAGRGGLNLTHSEPLENFLTRYGTESENVRAMVESFPPASLIEWANGLGADAFIGSSGRVFPRAMKASPLLRAWLRRLGELGVAIKTRHRWIGFTPERGLLFETPEGTVTATPDATLFALGGGSWPKLGSDALWAGTFSAAGIQVTPLAPANCGVRIAWSEIFKSRFEGAALKRIALTCAGVTSRGEAIVTSDGLEGGAIYALIPHIRSALRTERSVTLSIDLKPDVDRSVLAERLTKPRGKETLTNFLRKAAHLDPAALALIREAGASLPDGGDALAARIKSVPLSVVGVAGIERAISTAGGIDWAAIDDDMMIKTRPGLFAAGEMLDWEAPTGGYLLQATFATATRAANGLVAWLARDGAR
- the gloA gene encoding lactoylglutathione lyase; amino-acid sequence: MRYLDTMVRIKEIAPSLKFYCDALGLKEIRRMDSEKGRFTLIFLAAPEDEARAVSEKAPMLELTYNWDPEDYDAGRHFGHIAFQVDDIYATCERLRAAGVTINRPPRDGHMAFVRSPDLVSIELLQKGAPLPPTEPWSSMPNTGTW
- a CDS encoding cold-shock protein — protein: MGDIKRPGLSEYFEPGPIGPEALDDAAAEVFEVAGTIKWFDASKGYGFIVPDNGLPDILLHVTCLRAGGFQTAYEGARLHCEVLRRPKGMQAFRILSMDESSAIHPSQLPQRTHVIVQPESDWCRAYVKWFNRVRGFGFLTRGEGTPDIFCHMETLRRFGFTELRPGQIVQVRWGYGSKGCMAAELRPDGVPTGLPSRN
- a CDS encoding DUF192 domain-containing protein gives rise to the protein MSSSTKGAAICVALFILLPMFAASFPGLNRLIDLVPAAYAKMRQDKLTIVSAQDGAEHPFAIEVASTEQEKALGLMFRTSLGDGEGMLFPYPAERGLQMWMRNTYIPLDMLFIRADGTIARIEEGAEPLSDRVISSGATVLAVLEIAGGTASRLGIKAGDKVRYPIFSGAARP